The Ailuropoda melanoleuca isolate Jingjing chromosome 4, ASM200744v2, whole genome shotgun sequence region cttcatcccaggaccctgggaccatgacctgagacgaaggcagacgcttaaccgactgagccacccaggtgccctacatctttttcatctttgactCTTCAGCACTGATCCACAACTGATCATAACTGGCCGAAAGCTGTTAGTGACCCAGAGGCAATGTTTTATAAGCAGAGAAAACAGGATGTTTTAATCGGTAGAGTCAAGAGTTGTTTGTTCTTGATTACAGCGTTCAACATGCAAATTACATTCACCTCTTGGTACAGAAATGGCACCCTGCCACTTCCCTGGGACAGTTAATCCAGACAGAATAATTCCTGGGCCAACCTTAACTATGTGTCTGCCAGCAATCgccctttctcccttcttacAGCAATATGCAAACTCTCTTATCCAGAGTAATTGGGAAATGAGGTCTTTCATTCAACTGAGTAGCCATATTCGCTATAGCACTGTTGATCTGTCAATGGATTTGATACATTCTGAACTCCAGCTCAAGACCTCAGATTATGTATCCTATCTTTGATGATCCCAAAGGCACTTGAGAATCCGGCAGCGTCTCAGTGTTGAGATGGAAGACTGGCTAAGTCTGTCCTAGCCCTGGGTATTCACTCTGAAAAGAGCTTATTTGAATCAGGTTTTGACCCATTTGCTCTTTATGTCACTCTGCAGGCtcaaaatgaacaacacagggaGCTTACACTTTGCCCATCCACAGCTCCTAAATTATCAGTAATGAAAATGCATTATTTGTGTAAAGAAAGTTGTACAAAtactaacaaaaaattaaaagtaaaacacagGGTGTTTGGATCCCAAGAAAACAGGTGTTCACTGTGGTTAGAAGTCAGGCTGACTGCACTTAATAATTAGATATAATTGACAATGGTTTTTCCAAAGACTGAATTTTTGCTAagttttatgtattattattagcTTGAGTATTCCCCCTTTCTTTGACTTTCATTATCAGAGTCACCAGAAggaaaatgtgaaacattttaaaaatagctgtttcTGGTAAGTCATCTAGCACAGACTCCTCAAATCTCCTCCAGTTTCAGACATACAAGGGAACCTGGCTCAGATAAGAACAATTCTTGCTGAACACCTGCCAGCTCATGCATCCTTCTTTTTATTCTGAGAGGCTTCCAGCTCAAACCAAAGTTACAAAGTAAACCGCTACTCTGAGTTTCTGACACAGCAAATCCCTGCGTGGGTCTTCAAAAAATAGAGGTCTGTAATTCCTTCTTGAACATGCCTTCGAAGTGGAGGTCTTTGGCCATGAGCTCCTCTTCGACATCCTCTAGTGCCCACTGGTGGTCCGTCAGCTCCAAAGCTTCCCATTCTGTCTGCAAAGGAAGAGGAcaccagggaagggagaggagggctgTTACTAAGAGCAGTGCTGATGTGGGAGCATCAGTTCTGGCCAGCAGCTGGATTAAACTATTTACACGTATAAACTTATCTAATCATACGAGGTAGGTGATGCCACCTGCCCTGTGCACCCCCATGCTCAAGTTGTAGGCAAAGAGAATAAGGCTAAAAAGGGTAAAATAATTTGTCTGAGGTGACTAAAGCTAGtaactaattacatttttttaaaaattttatttatttattcgatagagatagacacagccagagagagagggaacacaagcagggggagtgggagaggaagaagcaggctcatagcggaggagcctgatgtagggctcgatcccgcaacgccgggatcacgccctgagccgaaggcagaagcttaaccgctgtgccacccaggtgccccactaattacattttaaacagTCTATTAACGCTGACTACTTTTGCCTTTAATtagcaggtttaaaaaaatgctttaggaaataaaatatgaaatacaaatgtTAGCTCAtggctggttttttaaaatttttatttaaattctagttagttaacatatagtgcaatactggtttcgggagtagaattcagtgattcattacttacatacaatacccagtactcatcacaacacgttccctccttaatacccatcacccatctagcccatcccccactcacctccctccatcaactctcagtttgttctctatcattaagagtctctcatgctttgtttccctctctcttttccctcccatatgttcatctctcttatttcttaaacttcacatgagtgaaatcatatggtatttgtctttctctgactggctgactttgcttagcataatacattctagctccatccacgtcgttgcaaatggcaagatttcatttttgatggctgagtaatattccgttgtgtgtctgtgtgtgtgtgtgaacacacacacatcttctttatccattcatctttttttttttttaaagatattatttatttgagacagagagagaacaggagcagggggagatgggcagaggaagaggaagggcgagaatcagactccccactgagcaaggaggccgatgccgggcttgatcccaggaccctgggatcatgacctgagccaaaggcaaacactcaaccaactgagccactcaggcgcccctccattatttttttaaaaatacaattcacatgccataaactTCACCCTTGGAATatgtacaatttagtggtttttagtatgttcacaaagaaatgcaaccatcaccacgacctaattccagaacactttcatcaccacAAGAAGAAACTCTATTTCCAATAGCAGATGCTCCCCATTaaacccctcccccaacctctggcaactactactttactttctgtatctttggagtcATCTGTTCTGGATATAATATGTGGCTTTTTCttcctggtttctttcacttaggatgtttttgaggttcctccctgttgtagcatgtatcgGTACATCACTCCTTTCTGCTGAATAGTCTACTGAACACTTTCATTTTCCATACATTGTATGTACGTTCcaaaatgttctgttttgttcatctgttcataaaatgatggacatttggattgtttctactcTTGGACTGTTATGAATAGTgctctgaacatttttttaaaaattttatttatttatttaacacagagagagagagagagagagagagcatgaacgtgtgcacaagtagggggaatggcaggcagagggagagggagaagcaggctcccagcagagcagggagcctgatacggggctcgatcccagggccctgggatcatgacctgagccgaaggcagacgcttaactgactgagccacccaggagccctcgaACATTCTTGTataagtttttgtatggacataggTTTTCAATTCCTTCACTATTTACCTAAGTGTGGAATTGCTGTTCATACGGtaattatgtttaactttttgaggatacGCTaaaaactgctttccaaagtggctgcaccattacCAGCAAGTAGGatgattccaatttctccacatccttgtcaacacctgttagtgtccatcttttttattatagtcactgagtcactgtggttttgatttgcatttctccaatggTCAACTGTTGAGCATGCTTTCATGAGCTTACCGGGtatttgtgtatcttctgtggagaaatgtttattcaaaacTTTTTCCCATTGTTAACTGGGATGTCTTACTATGGCTGAGTTCTGGGAGTTCTTTATTCTGAATACTAGACCGTTATTAgggatatgatttgcaaacatgtTCTCTGatactgtcttttcattttcttgatggtgtcctttgaagtacgagttttcatttttacaaagttccatttatctatttttcctttgtcacttGTACTTTTAACGTCATGTCTAAGAAGTCACTGCCTAATCCAGTGTCAAACATtttacacctatgttttcttctaagggttttatagttttagctcttacaccatttaaagttttttcttttattgtggtaaaatatatataacataaaatttgctacttttaacttttgtaagtatacaattcaatggcattaattacattcaaatGTTGTGCAACAATCAAGATtatgtatttccaaaatttttcatcctggaaacagaaactctgtacccagtCAGCAgtaagactattctttcccccactgaACTGTCTTGGCACCTCTATCAGAAGtcaattgatctttttttttttttttttttattttttttgacagagatagagacagccagctagagagggaacacaagcagggggagtgggagaggaagaagcaggctcatagcagaagagcctgatgtggggctcgatcccagaacgccaggataacgccctgagccgaaggcagacgcttaaccgctgtgccacccaggcgccccagaagtcaATTGATCTtaaatgtatgggtttatttctgaccTTCTCAATTCCACTCCATTGATCTATAactctatccttatgccagtaccacacagtcttgattactgtagctctgAAGTAGGTTTTAAAATCgggaagtgtgagtcttccaactttattCATATTAAACTCTAATTGGGCTATTCTGGTtctcttgcatttccatatgaccGTCGGAATCAGCCTGTCAATTTCTGTAAGAGAGGTACGTGGAATTTTGAGAGGGACTGTATTGAATCTGTTGATCAATTTTGGGAGTACTGCTATCTTgacaatccatgaacatggacgtCTTTCCATTCATTCGGGTCttaccttaatttctttcagcaatgctTTGTaatttcagtgtacaagtcttgtctttctcttgttaaatttattcctaagtattttattctttttgatacaatttaaatggaagttttttcttaatttcattttcagattcttTATTACCAGTGtgtagaaatgaaactgatttttgcATCTTTACCCTGCATCTTCTAACACCTTGCTGGACTTGTTTGTTAGCTCTAACAGTTTTTCTTGTGGGTTGCTTATAATATTCTATATACAAggccatgtcatctgcaaacagagatcatttccttcttcctttctaatgtaaatgccttttatttctttttgccgAATGGCCCTGGCTAATCATTCAGCACAATGTTCAACAGAAGTGGCAAGaatggacattcttgtcttattcctaatcttaggggaaaagctgttAGTGTTTCACCACtgactatgatgttagctgtgggtttttcattgaTGCCTTTCATCAAGAGGAGcaaattcccttctatttctagttttcatcatgaaaaatTAGTGAGATTTTGCTATACAAAAACTATACTGGACTTTACATATTGCAGAATCACTTCATGGAAAGgtaagtattgatttttttttaaatgaaatttatatcTAATATCCATAGGGTCCAAAATAGTTCAAAATAGTCTAAATGTTTACCTGGTATCTCTGAATGGACTCTTTTTACAGCTTCATTTACAGTATGGATTAAATTTGAGTGAGCATTTAAAAACGAGTAAAACCACCAAGAATCTACAATTTATTTAACAGCTGACTCTGGCTCAGGAATAAGAAATAtgtaaacaggggcacctgggtggcgcagctgttaagtgtctgccttcggctcagggcgtgatcccggagtcctgggattgagtcccacatcaggctcctcctctgggagcctccttcttcctctcccactccccctgcctgtgttccctctctctctgtctgtctctctctctgtcaaataaataaataaaatcttaaaaaaaaaaaaaaagaaatatgtaaacaaaaattcatttttgctaaATTTAAATGATGGAACCATACATACTACACTCACTTCAGGGAAACCCGTCTTTAAAGTAACTGTCTGCTAATGCCTTTCGGAGCGTTAGTGAAGCCAGGAGGAGGTGGGAGTGTACCTTGAAAGCTTTGTTGGTGTCTGCGGGCATGGCCATGGCTGCTCCAGTCATCTGCTCCTGCATCATCCGTGACTGGTCAGCAGCTGCAGTGTAAGACGCACCTACATGAGTGCCAGGGCTCAGCAGGCCCCCAGCGCCCTCCAGGAAGAACGGTCCTCACACAACACTGACCAATGCTCAGGAATGGAGGAGAGAACCACACGACAGATTCACTGACTGGCCCTCCCAcatactggctgtgtgacctagggAAAGTCACTCTACCTCTCCTGAAAAATGGGCATGAGGATAACAGAAGGTAACTGAAGGAAGTGCTAAACTTTCTTTCAGATGTCAACAATAACTACAGCCACCATTATGAGCAACCGCTTTATGCCGGTACTttactaagtgctttacacattctacctcatttactcctcacaacaaACTCTGAAGTTAATTATTAagatctctattttacaaatgagcacAGGATTAGAgtggttaagtcacttgcccgcGGTCCCAGCCATTAAATAAGAGAGCCGGGATTGGTCCTGGCCAGAACTCTAGTCAAAGAACTAACTGGTCAAACCAGGCCTTGTTTCAGCTTCAGTTTGCAGGCTCATATTACTGGTACTGGATTCCTCACATGAGGCTTTCAGACTTCGGGGAACTAAATATTGTCCCCGCGATTTCCAGGGAGAACTCAGATCATCAGTTgactctggaattttttttttctttaaagatgttaagtaatctctacagccagcgtggggcttgaacttacaaccctgagatcaagagttgcacgctccaccgatggagccagtcaggcaccccgaCCCTCGAATTGTTAAGACTCTTGCAGAATACCTCAGGAACTTAAGAAGTTTAAGGAGTGAAGTACTGTTTTAACTATGCTAACAAATAAAACAGCCTACATGAGTTTTCTGGCCCCGGCATGGATGATTGTCTATCAAAGTATTTGCTTATTAAACCCAACATGCTTCTTACCATTATCTTGGCCCAGAATCAGAGAGTAAATGCTCCGAAGCCCAAAGACGTTGAGGAAGTACCAGGATGCAGAACTCACCCTAGGAAAGCGGAAGTAAAACAACATAGGTAGTTATTTTAGAATTAACATAGTTCACACTTTCTATCATCCAAAGAGTATGTAAAGAAATCACCTGGGGTAGGCTAAAAGTTGTCATAATCCACCCATGGCATTTTGAGTGGAGCTTCaatgagaaaaaccaaaaacctattcCAGTGAAGTATGCAAATTGGAAATCCTGTTCTTTAAGGGACATCGGTTTTagattttggtttgtatttttataaaggaaagaaagttcttACCAGGATGCGTCTAGTGTGAGTAGTTCAATTCCCTGTTGCAGCATAGGCTTAAATCGGAGAGTCAGTGGAAACGGGACCTTGGctgcagaaaagagagagaaagttcaATCTCTCCTCGCTGTTTTTAGAACAGTTTAAGCATGAATGCGTGTAATCCTTCCCCGAGGAGGTGGAAACTGACCATACACAGTTTGAAAATGATTTCTACCAGGAAATCTGTGTCAATTTCTGAAAAAGGTAACAGTCAAATGTCACTCTGTTATACTTCCTTGAACACCAGCTTCTCTATTGCTTAAGAAGCAGGAACTCTGAGTTATGAcctaaaattagaaaagaaacttGCACTAATCTGTTAAACCCAAAGtggaatatatacacatagaGAACTACATTACTGAGAAACGAAATTGATTcaaaacaaattataaacaaatagacaaaacaaCTCACTCCAATACTtagaaaatgaagtcaaaataGAAACCTGTTTCCCTTCATCCTACTTAACTAGAATTAGTTTTGGATACAAACGAGCAAGCCATTCACTTAAGTTCCTATTTGTAAGAAAGCATCCACATCTTAacgactgagtggctcagtcattaagtgtctgcctttggctcagggcatgatcccggcgttctgggatcgagccccacattaggcttctcctctgggagcctacttcttcctctcccactccccctgctcgtgttccctctcccgctggctgtctctctctgttaaataaataaataaaaccttaaaaaaaaagagaaagcatccATATCATGAACTAATGATGAATTTGGGATAAGATCCATAAAAATCAtggtatattaaattttatttcaaagaatgtGATTAGTTtctagggtgtctgggtggctcagtcgattaagcgtcagccttcagtttaggtcatgatctcagggtcctgggcttgagccccacgttgggcttcctgttcagtggggagtctgcttctctctctccctctccccttcctcctgctcatactcactctctcatgctctctctctctcaaataaataaataagatcttaaggaaaaaaaaaagaatgtgattagTTTCCAATAGAGAATATGGGACCCATTATATTAGTGTCTCAGCAGCACTTAGATTTCTCTGAATAGGGACATGGGAAAGGATCATAGATAAGTGAACCTGAAGTCTTCCGGGTCTGTAACTTACTTGTGACAAAGCCTGAGAAGGTCATGTTGATCCATCCACCAATAAGAATCATAGGTAGCACATTTGTTACATTGCCTTTCATCATGTCTGTGAGCATAGTGGGATCTATATCAAAAACAAGAGACCACAACATTTTACCACTGTTGTCAGGGACTTTCCCCTgattttctgtaaatttttaatttatatgataATTAAAGTAATACAAATTCACTGTAAAAAACTCAAATAATGTGGAAACATAGGATGTAGACAGTTTCTCTGAGCCCACTCTCTGAATACGTTTAACTATTTGCTGTATATCCTTCCATATTTATacaaatgtgtataaatatgGATGTATAGTAGTttccatatatacataataaaggGATATTATGCTTACTAATCtgcttcttaattttaaaaaagtaaatatattataaatggtattttcacATTGGCATAATATCTCTCTCTCACTATTTTCAGTGTGTGCATAGGAGTCCACTGTGTGGTCATACTATTACTTTTGGTTGGACCTAtagattgtttctattttttttttttttaaacactgttgCCAAGAATCACCTAGTACATAAATCTGCATGTTGACGTGTTTCTGTAAGAGAAACTCTTAGAAGAATTTCTGGGTCAAGGGgtttgaacatttaaaattgaCAAATACTGTCAGATTGTCCTTCAATAATAATGAGAGGCCCTAACTTCCCATGACTTTGACAGTAGCAGCTTTGTGAAGCTTTCCCAGTTTAACTGTTTAAAAGGGACATCTTGCGGGTACCCCGGGGGGTTCAGTTGTTTAAGTATCTGACGacagattttggctcaggtcatgatttcagggtcctgtgttcaagccctacattgggctctgtgctctgcagggagtctgcttgaaagtctcgctctggctccctctgcttctatctcCACCCGCCACTGCATGTGTGcacatctctctcaaataaataaatcttaaaaaaaaaaataaaaaggatatctTGTTCTAATTTGCATTCCGTAGATTTTAGTGAAGTCAAGTATCTTTTCATACGCAAATtggtcttttgtttcttgtgggTTTCTAAAGGACTTATTAAAATCAATTGCAGTAACTTCTGTCTGGGTTTCTTACCTAGAGAAATGGGTATTAAAATGAGAGGACAGccaacacagaaaaataaattattttgttttactttaaaagtgCTGTATTTTTTCACATGACTAGGGTCAGTGGAAGTAAGAAATCTGTTAGAGCAAAAACTGTAGGGTGGGCCAAGCAATCATGTCTGACAAAGAAATGGCAGGGCTCGGGAAGTGGTTAAGAGCTCCTCCTCTTTCAGACAGAAGCTGGGTGGCCATCTGTCAGCCATGGCATCCAGGCACTGGGTGGGAGCTGGGGCGGGGATGCTTTTCCAACTGTGCTCTGCGGAGCCCTGGGTCCTGAGGAACAGCAAAGGGAAGAAACACAGGGACAATGGCTCTAGCTTTCTCACTCTCCAGCcaatggttctttttaaaaaatctactttatACACTGGGGTTCCCAgatgatttatttgaaaaagagagctCCACTTGTGTAGATCCCTGTACTAGATGATCTCTAAGGCCCCTTAGATTACTATCTCAtacaatttaacatttaaataaatccacatcctccctgccctccccccagctcatgttaAGAATCTTCCGTAAAGATGACAGAAGGGAGTAAACATACCAGTCATAGGAGAAGGAGGCACTAccttccttttagtttttttgaaaaatcCATCCTCTGGGTTGTTGAAGTAATATTTTCGTGTCAAGAAAGACTAGTAGAAAAGAGAGCTTTTTAAGTCTTAAAACTGTGACATAGCAAATTGTCATATTATTCCCCAGAGGTTTAGTCAGAAGGCCATTGGAATAGGCTGTTACACTCAGAGCTGGCTGCCTACTTGGCAGCCAACCTGACACTTTAGCTGAGTCACACTTAAAAACAATTTCCTAAGAAGGGCGAGGTCACAATGACAGCAGACACCACTAGGCCACAGCTTAATTACAGATTTGCCAGACTTTAGCTTTCCCCAAAGAGTCCCCTTATTAAACATTCAGGTATCTACTGCCCTCAAAGTGAATCGTGGAgcttttaataaaagataaatgagtaCCTGTTTGggaatgtattttccattttccctgaGGACTCTGCTCCGAATTAGAACTTGACTGAAAAATACAACCAAgacaatgagatttttaaaagcgaaacactagaagaaaatgagagaataagaGTAGAAGACCTATTTAAACACAAGAGAGAGCCTATTTGGCAACAGTCCTGTGGGGACACTTTTCCAAATACAAATGTCCTTAAAACCAATATAACATATTTAACCCAACAATCAGGTCTTCAAAAAAGCATTTTTCAGAAGTCACTGTGTTTACAGTGTGTTTATGAACAAAAGATTTCTGAGGAAGGTACATTTGGAACATCACACTCAgctttttcttactttataaGAAGCTAAGAAGGAACTTTCTCTGAGTGAAAATAGTAACAGTTAGATGCTCCTCAGAAaatctgggggcaggaggagggaggaagggtgaggATAAAACAAAGACCTTTTAAAACCCCACAGAGACATGAGTACAGGGTTTGACAGGGTTGCTCCCCGCCAGACAACAAATAGAAATTGCAGCAGGATTCAGACTGTTAGTAAACTCTCAATGAACATttactgaattaataaattatttggtGATATCTGATTATAATTGATCATTAAAGATAACAGGGTGCGATACAAGTGGGTGGTGCTAAGATACAGATGCCAAACAGAACAGAGATCAAAATACTAATGTCTGCTAGGTTTTCAAAAGTTGTTTTAATGGGGGCGGAAAAACCTCCTTAAATTAATGGAAATCCTtcttgaaaagtgaaaaaaaaatgcagacagaAATAAACAACATGAAAACTGCTTGGTTTTCTCTCTACTCCTCAGTATAAACCACGTGCTCTAATCAGAGTCCCCTTGTCACCTTATGCATATTCTAGCCTCTCCATGTGCTGGGAATGCTCTAGTGCCCCTCTCCTTCATGAGTTCTACCCCATCACACCACAACACCTTCTTCAAACCCCACATTCTCCATGAAACTCTGCCTGGTGCCTTCATGGAATTCTCTCGTCTTCCTCCTCTTGACCTCTTTGTACTGTACAGTTGACTGCTCTATACACAGGCCTACAGAGGTGACATGTAATATGTTCTGTCCCTGGGAGCTAGTCTAAAGCTACTCCAAGTGTGGCCTATGTACCAGTGCTGGTCTGTGACGAGGTTAAATGCAGACATCGAGAGTAAAGGTTTAGAAACGTTTATAATAATTTGGTATTTCCACAACATCCAAATAAATATgtactaaaatattttacaaaagcaTCAGTTTATAATagattggaaataaaaaaaaaaaaaccaaagaaaccaaaaactggTCCTTCATCACTAATGGTTTAGGCAGCATTGGGTCTAGAGTAACGGATAAAAATTTAAGCTCTGGAGTTGAACagatgggttcaaatcctggctctgccacttattagctatgtgatcttgggtgaGTCATTTAAATTCCCCATTCCTCCTTTCATATTCTGCATAATAACAGATTTATTCTCATTGGAAAAATACTTCTTGAGCTTCTGAATGCCATGTACTATGAGGTGACAAGGACAACTGATCAAAAAGCAAAtatctcagggcgcctgggtggctcagtcggttaagcggccaattcttgattttggcttaggtcattatctcagggtcctgcgccAGGTTCCATActgggggggagtctgcttgaggattttctctctcctctctctgctcctccccctgctctctctcaaataaataaatcttttttttttttaaagattttatttatttgagatagagcaagagtaaaagagtgagagagagagagagagcgcacaagccgggcgagcagcaggcagagggggaaggacgCTCTCCAttaagcagggaacccaacacggggctcaatcctaagaccctgggatcatgacctgagccggaggcagacacttaatcaactgagccattcaggcaccctcaaataaataaattttcaaaaaaaaaaagcaaatatcttATGAAAGTTAACATCTAGTGGGACAGAGAGACATCGATTAAATAACCATAGGAATAAACGTGAAATTCTGTTATATCCTAGGAAGGAGAGATGGATGGTATGATGGGAGTGTATAATATGGGGATCTGACCTAGTCTAGGAAGTCAAGGTCTGAGAAAAAGCTCTGATGATGATGCATGACTACAGTGGAACCTTAAGGACAACTAGAGATTACCTTGACAAAGTGctggagggaacagcatgggcaaaAGCCCTGCAGCAGGCATAAAGACTATGTCTCTGAGGACCTGAGAAAAGGCCACATGCTACAAGAAAGAGGACTACAGGACTTGAGAATGTGCGAGAGACATACTATATAAGGCCACATGCATCCCAgcgtattttttaaaattgtggtaaaaaatacataacataaaatttaccactgtAATGCTATTTAAACACAGTTCagtagtatatatacatatacatacacaatagaatattagccACGAGAAAGGAGAtcctgccatctgcaacaacatggttgaaacttgagggcattatgctaagtgaaatgagccagagaaagacaaacactgtatgatctcactgatatctggaatcttaaaaaaaaaaaaaaaaaaaaaaacaaactcagaaacagaaagtaaaatggtggttacggGGGATGAGGGAGATAGGGAGAACCTAGCCAGAAGGTACAGGTATAAGATGAGTAACCTCTGGGGgtttaacatatagtataatgaCTAGAGTCAATAAAACTGTGTAATGTACTTGAAGTTTActaagagagtagaccttaagCATTCTTtaacactgataaaaaaaaaaaggtaactatgtgaggcga contains the following coding sequences:
- the EMC3 gene encoding ER membrane protein complex subunit 3, whose protein sequence is MAGPELLLDSNIRLWVVLPIVIITFFVGMIRHYVSILLQSDKKLTQEQVSDSQVLIRSRVLRENGKYIPKQSFLTRKYYFNNPEDGFFKKTKRKVVPPSPMTDPTMLTDMMKGNVTNVLPMILIGGWINMTFSGFVTTKVPFPLTLRFKPMLQQGIELLTLDASWVSSASWYFLNVFGLRSIYSLILGQDNAADQSRMMQEQMTGAAMAMPADTNKAFKTEWEALELTDHQWALEDVEEELMAKDLHFEGMFKKELQTSIF